In Nerophis ophidion isolate RoL-2023_Sa linkage group LG15, RoL_Noph_v1.0, whole genome shotgun sequence, the sequence accagaggtgggtgcgcttttaaaaccgacacacagtcaatttgaaaaaatctctcctttttgggaccaccctaattttgatagatttcaccaccaggggtgcaaatgagacattctccattagaggcaatggttttccatattgggaacatgatttatgtcctaacttgttcaccggtagAAATAACAAATAACAGTAGATTGCAGAGACCCTGAGGAAAGATACCGtatctccttgaattgccgccgggcatgtaatatgcgcctgccttgaattactgccgtgtcaaactcactccccaaatttattagcacatgcttacttttaccgccgggtcaaattcgtaaCATCACGAGTAACGCTTCCCCTGtcgtttttttctcaaaaaggcggagtttttttttactttaatatgTGTAAACCAgtggtcttgttccacagccatacagatcacactgatggttgtgatataaaacaactttaacactctcactaatatgcgccacactctgtgaacccacaccaaacaagaatgacaaacacatttcgggagaacatcggctctgtaacacattataaacgcaacataacacttacccaaaATGCCATTCATCTATAACTCTTGgccatattatacaccccgctagcaccaaactctgccccccctctccgtgcgtcggttgaggtgggcagggttgggggtgcgtgtataatatagccaagaatcATGGATgtatggcattctgggtaagtgttacgttgcgtttataatgtgttacagagccgatgttctcccgaaatgtgtttgtcattattgtttggtgtgggttcacagagtttggcgcatattagtaagagtgttaaagttctttatttcacaaccatcagtgtaaaatctatggctgttgaccaagtatgcattgcaatttcATATGAAAGGAAacaaaatgcatgcgtccggccggcacgcagatagcatggtgtaaaggtgggcacgATGACATGTTATAGAGCAGtgttccccaaccaccgggccgcagccgtagaagaatattttcaaaaatgtttttttatcacactcaatttttgtcAGGATAACGATAATCATATTTTCTCTTGTTCTTCCTTTTTTTGCCTAATTTTTTCAAACATGGCTTCCTCCTTGTCCCCTTCTTCAGGTCGTTGCCTAATTTTTTCAAACATGGTCTTCCTCCTTGTCCCTTTCTTCAGGTCGTCCCCGAGGCTTCAAGTTGCGTCTTCCCCTGCTGCGCTCCCTCTCCAATAGTAAAGTGTCCTTGGACGACGCAGAGTCCGGCCGGATCCCCGTTGCGACACCTCTGCACCCAGACGACGGCTGTCCCGAGTCCCTGGGCCTTGGAGAGTTCCTGCCCCTCCCTCCTTTACCGCCAAACCACTCGGAGCAGATCTCTGGCAGCAGGTAGACCTCAGGGATTAGAGTAGAGTGGATCTTTATAAGAACAgcaccaggttttttttttataaatatgttcCTTTTAAAACAGATATAAATTGCACTTTTCAGATACCTTACCAAAGAGCTTCCTCTGGGAGGCAAAACCTTTGTctgggaaaaaacatatttttataaacAGAAATATAGCATTTTATTGCACATTGTATGCAAATACATATAAACTCCAACATTAAGAATAGAATaaggaaaacattattttcatatattagccacaccacaTATAAAAGCCGCAAATAT encodes:
- the LOC133569794 gene encoding potassium voltage-gated channel subfamily H member 2-like; the encoded protein is MVDVVPVKNEDGMVIMFILNFEVMSEETLQDGKQELNHRLPTWLITGRPRGFKLRLPLLRSLSNSKVSLDDAESGRIPVATPLHPDDGCPESLGLGEFLPLPPLPPNHSEQISGSR